The following coding sequences are from one Onychomys torridus chromosome 16, mOncTor1.1, whole genome shotgun sequence window:
- the LOC118596754 gene encoding transmembrane and death domain protein 1-like: MKGAEEEEGPSGARPTAALVEERPRSTNVPRLCAATIPSLAAFGTPPSGRTMAWALVLALCNLALAPAGALDAMGPHAAVRLSELLTPEECSHFRSLLEAPEPDVDAEFARLSEDWLARPKLPTPSPGAQGTVGQRRRAAARQPSEGPEGAPARSSEVSDGCREALASWLAAKAPALSWDRVARALRRSGRPDVARELAKNLHQQATLQLRRSGENYLQPPVAPAPAPGPAPAPRDRRSAVSVPSWDDLELIVERLPQPPYTRSPAAWVGPLALGLLAGFVGALGTGAMITVLTLWITGGDGDPA; this comes from the exons ATGAAGGGAGCTGAAGAGGAAGAGGGGCCCTCAGGAGCACGACCGACTGCAGCCCTGGTTGAG GAGCGTCCGCGTTCCACGAATGTCCCTCGCCTCTGCGCCGCCACAATCCCCAGCCTCGCGGCATTCGGAACCCCTCCCTCAGGCCGAACCATGGCGTGGGCGCTGGTCCTGGCGCTCTGCAACCTGGCGCTGGCCCCCGCGGGCGCGCTGGACGCCATGGGCCCTCACGCAGCGGTCCGCCTGTCCGAGCTGCTGACCCCAGAGGAGTGCAGCCACTTCCGATCGCTCCTCGAGGCGCCTGAGCCCGACGTGGACGCCGAGTTCGCCCGGCTATCTGAGGACTGGCTGGCCCGGCCCAAGCTGCCCACACCCTCTCCTGGAGCGCAGGGCACCGTGGGGCAACGGCGGAGGGCGGCAGCCAGGCAGCCGTCGGAGGGACCGGAGGGTGCGCCAGCCAGGTCCAGCGAGGTGTCCGACGGCTGCCGCGAGGCGCTGGCATCCTGGTTGGCCGCCAAGGCCCCGGCCCTGTCGTGGGACCGCGTGGCCCGGGCCCTACGGCGCAGCGGCCGCCCCGACGTGGCGCGGGAGCTGGCCAAGAACCTCCACCAGCAGGCGACGTTGCAGCTGCGCAGGTCGGGTGAGAACTACTTGCAGCCGCCGGTGGCCCCGGCCCCCGCCCCgggccccgccccggccccgcgCGACCGTCGCTCCGCGGTCTCCGTGCCCTCCTGGGACGATCTCGAGCTGATCGTCGAGCGCCTGCCGCAGCCCCCGTACACGCGAAGCCCAGCAGCCTGGGTCGGGCCGCTGGCGCTCGGCCTCCTTGCCGGCTTCGTGGGCGCACTGGGCACCGGGGCGATGATCACTGTGCTCACGCTGTGGATCACCGGCGGCGACGGCGACCCCGCG